One segment of Mycolicibacterium sp. YH-1 DNA contains the following:
- the gjpA gene encoding outer membrane porin GjpA, translated as MHSALRPYVTSGLALTAAGAIALAPMAPPPAVQAAAHRSVNTSVELTAGANLITPWVNSFNTASANATRVADFYFKAPGAVLQQAIVNQVNYLGVLLNNPGHIGAVLNDIGTNLQNAFNAATFLGGTPADLKRWAADSNDAIHSLMWGALTGLTPHPAIPALNEPIRTVLQLLASPLTGVLIGLSGPFVSPVVAALNSIRAIMTAPDIQTALQTLVAMPATVVGAFFNGASLNLDALVPLISASGIMPAGFNITSLGVELGGLFTAGATKSVAGVFQPGGSIFNSLTFVTQLGGSPLTVLGRAVGPLAALASLSQMIAKAIGWDGVGNPLAKLKFPQITGPSAVTNNVLAAAVDTAPTVDAVASLPSVNAQMVSLGASSTPGVDAAAGQAPAPAIEAPKVEVTPEPATPIEAEAPADVPTDVTETVPSEPSTTAPAEGETTGTDTDTTVTPVDTKDGNKVVPGVKAGANNKSGDRTQAGLKALGDQVGAAAKNFGDGIKKALGGNRSSSSSSSSSSTGSDAGGGNE; from the coding sequence TTGCACTCCGCTTTGCGCCCCTACGTGACCTCCGGGTTGGCTTTGACAGCCGCCGGCGCGATCGCCCTCGCCCCCATGGCGCCCCCCCCGGCCGTTCAGGCCGCCGCACACCGGTCTGTTAACACATCGGTAGAGCTGACGGCCGGGGCGAATCTCATCACCCCATGGGTCAACTCGTTCAACACCGCCTCCGCCAACGCCACAAGGGTCGCCGACTTCTACTTCAAAGCGCCCGGTGCCGTCCTGCAGCAGGCCATCGTCAACCAGGTCAACTACCTCGGGGTGCTGCTCAACAACCCGGGCCACATCGGCGCCGTACTCAACGACATCGGCACGAATCTGCAGAACGCGTTCAACGCCGCCACCTTCCTCGGCGGGACACCGGCGGACCTCAAACGTTGGGCCGCGGACTCCAACGACGCAATCCACTCCCTCATGTGGGGGGCTCTCACGGGCCTCACCCCCCATCCCGCGATCCCGGCTCTCAACGAGCCGATCCGGACAGTCCTTCAGCTCCTGGCGTCACCGCTAACCGGTGTCCTGATTGGCTTGTCGGGCCCGTTCGTGAGCCCCGTGGTGGCGGCCCTCAACAGCATCCGCGCCATTATGACCGCCCCGGACATTCAAACGGCATTGCAGACGCTCGTCGCCATGCCAGCTACCGTTGTTGGGGCCTTCTTCAACGGTGCGTCCCTCAACCTTGACGCGCTGGTGCCGCTGATCAGTGCATCCGGGATTATGCCGGCCGGCTTCAACATCACTTCTCTCGGCGTGGAACTTGGCGGACTGTTCACCGCCGGTGCTACGAAGTCCGTGGCCGGGGTGTTCCAGCCCGGCGGCTCGATCTTCAACTCCCTAACCTTCGTTACTCAACTAGGAGGCTCACCACTAACCGTTCTGGGCCGTGCGGTCGGCCCGCTTGCCGCGTTGGCGAGCCTTTCGCAGATGATCGCCAAGGCAATCGGTTGGGACGGTGTGGGTAACCCTCTGGCCAAGCTGAAATTCCCGCAGATCACCGGTCCCAGCGCCGTGACGAACAACGTGTTGGCTGCCGCAGTTGATACCGCGCCGACCGTTGACGCTGTCGCCTCGCTGCCATCGGTAAATGCCCAGATGGTCTCGCTGGGCGCCAGTTCTACTCCCGGAGTGGACGCTGCTGCGGGGCAGGCGCCGGCTCCGGCCATCGAGGCGCCCAAGGTCGAGGTCACACCGGAACCCGCAACACCCATCGAGGCGGAAGCGCCCGCTGACGTGCCGACCGATGTCACGGAAACTGTGCCATCCGAACCGAGTACGACGGCACCGGCCGAGGGTGAGACCACTGGCACCGACACCGACACCACCGTTACACCTGTTGATACCAAGGACGGCAACAAGGTGGTGCCTGGTGTCAAGGCCGGGGCCAACAACAAGTCCGGCGACCGGACTCAGGCGGGGCTCAAGGCTCTCGGCGATCAGGTCGGGGCCGCGGCGAAGAACTTCGGCGACGGGATCAAGAAGGCCCTCGGCGGTAACCGCTCCAGCTCCAGCTCCAGCTCGAGCAGCAGCACCGGCAGCGACGCCGGTGGCGGCAACGAGTAA